The Oncorhynchus mykiss isolate Arlee chromosome 10, USDA_OmykA_1.1, whole genome shotgun sequence nucleotide sequence GTGGTGGGCGCGGGAGCTGCAGGTCTGTGTGCCGCACGTCACATCTTGTCCCGCCCAGACAACTTCGCCCCACCTGTCGTCTACGAGCTCACGGAACACGTGGGCGGCACATGGTTCTACGAGGAACGCACCGGTAGCTATGACAACGGGCTGCCCATTCACAGCAGCATGTACAGAGACCTCCGGTACAGTAACACTAactccaccctctctttctctccatgtctctctctgtctctctctctctgacatgaaCCAGGTCTTATTTTGTTTGTCTCATATTTTACACCCCCTTAACTCTATGCAGGACCAACCTGCCCAAGGAGGTCATGATGTTCCCTGACTTCCCCTTTGACCCCCAGCTGCCCTCCTTCCTGCCACACCAGGAAGTGCAGAAGTATCTTGAGAGATACTGCCAGAGCCACTGCATCACACCACATATTAGGGTAGGTACCGTCACTCACACACATGGTCCTCTGTCAGGGGTAGAGAAGGAAGGTACACACTCATCGATTTCAGGTTATAACAGGAACATGTTAATTTCGTTTAACAGGACAAGAGTCTAAAgcctctcaccccatctctcccccattcTTTGTTAGTTCAGCGCTGTGGTGGATGAAGTGAGCCCTGTGGTGACAGAGGGTAAAGGACCAATGACGACGTGGGAGGTGACCTCACGTGACAAGTCTGGATCACAGAACACTGAAACTTTTGATTCCGTGTTCATCTGCAGTGGGTAAGAGATGTGCATGTGCTTTAGATATTTACAATGTCTTttacaccctaacccttaactcttGACCCCTGTCTCCTTTCCCTGTAGGCACTACTCTGACCCCCACATCCCATCCATCCCTGGGCTAGAGCGATTTAAAGGTGTACACCACAGTCATCAatccctatccctctctttctctaccaatATCTCATGCCCAGAATTTTCCTGACCATGCAACCTGAACTGGAAAATGTCTGGGCCAGGTTAGGTGTTCAGGAAAAACTCATGGCTTTTATCtcatctctttatctccctctttctctgaatCTGTATCTCATCCCATCCCCCCGTATCTCTCTAGGCAAAGTGATCCACAGTCACTCATACCGCCACCCAGAGCCCTTCTCAGGTCAGTCAGTGGTAGTGCTGGGCGCTGGGGCCTCAGGACTTGACATCTCACTAGAACTGGGTCGATCCAACGCCCAGGTGACTCTGAGCCACGGTAAGCCCACCCTGCCCTTTCCTCTGCCCTATGGAGTCCACCAGGCCACCCCTGTGGAGGAGATCCAGGAGGATGGGTCTCTGCGGTTCCAGGATGGGTCCATTACCCAGGCCCAGGTCCTGCTGCTCTGCACGGGCTACAACTTCAGCTACCCTTTCCTGGAGCCAGCCCGATTGGGCCTGGAGGTTCAGGAGCACCTGGTAACCCCGCTCTACAGGTCCCTGATGCCCCCAGCATTCCCCTCACTCTTCATCATAGGCATCTGTAAAATAATCTGCCCCTTCCCCCACTTCCACTGCCAGGTGaggttgatggtgatgttgatTATCTTATTTTTGTGGAACAAAATGTCTGTCtaccccatccctccctcactaTATCTtgttcattctctctcttattGCTTTtttgttatttctctctctctatcaatttctctcgctcttcccctctttctctcaggTCCAGTTTGCCCTGGCAGTGCTGGAGGGCTCCGTGGCCCTGCCATCGCAGGCTGAGATGGAAGAGGAGGCCCAGGGAGAGATGGCGAGGAAGGTGGAGAGGGGGGTGCAGCTCAGACATATGCTGAAGATGGACaaggaacagtggggttatgcCCAGACCTTAGCTCAGACTGGGAGGTTTGCCCCTCTACCCCCAGTCACACAGAGCCTGTATGAGGAGGTATGGAGGCAGAGACAGGTTCACCCACAGAACTACCGGCAGGTGAACTATCGACTCGTCAGTGACACACAGTGGGAGGAACAGGAACTGCATGCTGgtgaatgaggaggagaggaaagtagaGGTTAGGAataggataggaggagaggaaatgacTGAGCATCCTTGGATAAATGGACAGAATGATGTAGGCCTTTCACTGAAATGTTACTTTTACATAATTTATTATAATGTATGCAATTTCACCCACAATCCTTTAGATAATGTTAGTAGCCTAGCCTATAACAAATGCACCTCACCAGCTTTTCTTTCACTTATTGTAAACAGAAAACATGTCATATCTCTGTCAGATTTTTCAATATTTAATTATTTGTAGGATATTTTATATcaatacattttgaaaatgtcaTTAAGGAGTGTATTTCCAATGCCAAAATTGCCAAGCTCCAAGGAAATAAAAAAATGCCATGGAAATATTAGAAAACCAATTTGTCCACTTTTTTTAATATGACTATTTTAGTTTATTTAGGATTTCCCTATTATAATTCGAATGACATGAATGTAACATTAGCCATCTGGCCTGCATGTCAGGCTATTTTAAAAGACATTGAGATATGTATGTGTTTCAGTTTTTCTCCAAATGCTGTAATATATAGTGGGTGACTTTCTCTCCCGGGttttcccatctggtttgagtaGTCATATCCCATAATGTTGAAATTCGACACTAATTAAGAGTACATTCTTAACCTTTATAACCCTCCTTTACAATTGTTTCTAGTTCGAAATGTAGAACCAGAGCCAGACCACACCCGATTGTTTTAATCTTAAATAGATATCGCATGTATTTTCAACACTTCCAGGAATCCGAAGCATCGCTATTTAAAAGGGATAGGCTCGGAGGGATGTAGTGGCACATTGGATGTAGGAAAAGCGGGCGTATCTTTCCCGGCTGCAGAAGGTAGAGGTTAAACAAAAACTGTGGGAACGGGTCAGAGGAAAGAGGGGGGCGGGAGGAATGGGGAAAGGGCACAGTAGAAAGGCAGGCAGGGTGTTTTCTTAACTTAAAGGAAGAGTTAAATCAGAAGTCAATAACTTATTGTGAGTTATTAAAACGATTGCCCACACCGCCGAGAACTGGGAAACCGAAAGTTATCTAATTATATAAGACATAAACAAGAGAAGGAGACCTCGATGTCGGGAGTAGGACACGGTCTGGAATAGGTAAGTCAAAGTATCCGCTTGCCACCAGCCCCCCTCAATATTAAAATTATAAACAACAAATCTTTAATGGTGTGTGTGGCATACATGTGCGTTATATCGAAGGAGAAGAGATACTTTGTATTCAACGTGTCGTACGCGCGTTCCAGGCAGCACGTTCATGGCAAGAAATCTGAGCGCACTCGTTCTACAGTCAGAGTGAGTCTGAAAAGTAACCTTTTAAAACAGATTGGGAATTTTCCGGTGTAGGCTAGTGCATGCGTACTTCCGAGTTTAGATAATGGGaaagaattttttttaaatcactatTACGAAATAGACTAGTCTCGCCTACAGTTCAGTCAGTGTTTTTCGAACTTCTCTAAGGAATGCTTTGTGTTTTCCCCCTGAGTAGGCTATCCTGGTATCCTATTGTTGATACATTCTGCTTTATCCTGTAGCAAGATTGTGCACATTGTATAATGATCTTGGCAGCTTATTTTtgatgctatatatatatatatatattgttgttgttgtttatacagtggggcaaaaaaagtatttagtcagccaccaattgtgcaaattctcccacttaaaaagatgagagaggcctgtaattttcatcataggtacacttctactatgacagacaaaatgagggcaacagccccaaaacaccactgctctagaggagatctgcatggaggaatgggccaaaataccagcaacagtgtgtgaaaaccttgtgaagacttacagaaaacgtttgacctctgtcattgccaacaaagggtatataacaaagtattgagataaacttttgttattgaccaaatacttatttaccaccataatttgcaaataaattcattaaaaatcctacaatgtgattttttggattttttttctcattttgtcaatcatagttgaagtgtacctatgatgaaaattacaggcctctctcatctttttaagtgggagaacttgcacaattggtggctgactaaatacttttttgccccactgtatatatcagaGACCACCCACCTGAGTCACTTTATGCCAAATTAAAATTAATCAAATCCTCTTCCTTGACCTCCCTTTCTCGGCCTTCTGCCCACAACAACAgggtgaaggatggagggagatacagagacagcagaggagaaggagggtgaTGACACAGAGCTGTCTGGTGAGGAAGGGGTAGGGCAACTTCACCAGAGCGGAGGGTCCTCGGATGAAGACCAGGACCTACCCATCATGCAGTGGGAGGACCTGAGCCTGCGTATCGCCGAGCTagagaaacaggaggaggagaggagggagagggcaaAGGTCAGAGGGCATAAAGAGAGGAAGTAGACGTTTTTGTGCTCTGCCCTTAACGACAGATCTGAGATTAGCTTATCTGCCCCAAATCAAGACCTTAACAATTAGCGGGAACAGCACAACGTTGACCTTAGATCAGAATCTAGGGGTAACTTCATCCTACTTCTCTCTTTGCCTTACACATGTGACTGTCGTCTACTGGTATTAGGCTGAAAGCTGGAGCCCAAGATCACAGTAATAACCTCTGTTAATAAGATGATTGGAATAACACCCTGAGAACCCCTGGCATTAAAACTGAACTTGTCTGTTTGAAAAAGACTGCAGAGATGGGTTTAATGACACCCATACACTCTTAAATACCCCACCACCACACGTCtccaccccttccctcctcccatgTAATCTCTCCATCCCTgatccctccctctattcctctctttcaGAGTATGAGTGGGTCGGAACAGAGGAGTGTGTCAGGGGGCTGGGCGGAGGAGAGGCAGGGTGGGCTtcggaggagagaggaatgggaggaggAGGACTATG carries:
- the LOC110533700 gene encoding flavin-containing monooxygenase FMO GS-OX4; protein product: MSSDRTVRMQQLRVAVVGAGAAGLCAARHILSRPDNFAPPVVYELTEHVGGTWFYEERTGSYDNGLPIHSSMYRDLRTNLPKEVMMFPDFPFDPQLPSFLPHQEVQKYLERYCQSHCITPHIRFSAVVDEVSPVVTEGKGPMTTWEVTSRDKSGSQNTETFDSVFICSGHYSDPHIPSIPGLERFKGKVIHSHSYRHPEPFSGQSVVVLGAGASGLDISLELGRSNAQVTLSHGKPTLPFPLPYGVHQATPVEEIQEDGSLRFQDGSITQAQVLLLCTGYNFSYPFLEPARLGLEVQEHLVTPLYRSLMPPAFPSLFIIGICKIICPFPHFHCQVQFALAVLEGSVALPSQAEMEEEAQGEMARKVERGVQLRHMLKMDKEQWGYAQTLAQTGRFAPLPPVTQSLYEEVWRQRQVHPQNYRQVNYRLVSDTQWEEQELHAGE